In Prosthecochloris sp. GSB1, the following proteins share a genomic window:
- the cobU gene encoding bifunctional adenosylcobinamide kinase/adenosylcobinamide-phosphate guanylyltransferase, translating to MKDIVFLTGGARSGKSSFALERASGYRRKAFLATAEAFDEEMERRIRHHRQERGEEFVTIEEPLHIDVALRKLTSEHVDVVVLDCLTVWIANLMHHAGSEEGVRDGMERFLDVFADPPVNIIAVSNEVGMGIVPENAMARTFRDLAGSLNQKTAAVSTEAWMLCSGIPLRLK from the coding sequence ATGAAGGATATCGTTTTTCTGACAGGAGGGGCGAGGAGCGGTAAAAGCTCTTTCGCCCTTGAACGCGCTTCCGGATACCGGAGGAAGGCTTTTCTGGCGACTGCCGAGGCGTTCGACGAGGAAATGGAGCGGCGTATCCGGCATCACAGGCAAGAGCGGGGAGAGGAGTTCGTTACGATCGAAGAGCCTCTCCATATCGACGTCGCTCTAAGGAAGCTTACTTCCGAACATGTCGACGTGGTTGTTCTCGACTGCCTTACGGTGTGGATTGCCAACCTGATGCATCATGCCGGGAGCGAGGAGGGCGTGCGTGACGGCATGGAAAGGTTTCTCGATGTGTTCGCCGACCCTCCGGTCAATATCATCGCGGTGTCGAACGAAGTCGGCATGGGCATCGTGCCTGAAAACGCCATGGCGAGGACTTTTCGCGATCTTGCCGGGAGCCTGAACCAGAAAACCGCAGCGGTATCCACCGAGGCGTGGATGTTGTGCAGCGGTATCCCGCTGCGGTTGAAATAG